Part of the Odontesthes bonariensis isolate fOdoBon6 chromosome 15, fOdoBon6.hap1, whole genome shotgun sequence genome, CTATCTAGACGCTGTGCTATTGTACACGGCGAGTGAATACACAATGCACATGGTGTGGGTCAATTATATGTAATTTGGGGGTTCTTGACATCTCCACAACTACACAGTTAATAAGTCGATCAGTAAAGGTTGCTTGGACACAGTCACAATTAAAATCAGACTTTTATTTGTTTCAGAGCTAAGAGACTTCAGAACATAAGAGAGACAAATAAATAGTGTATTTGGAACATTGTTTTGAAACTGATGCACTTAATCTATGAAGTGACATCTtggatttaaacatttcatGCACACAAGTGTGACACAGATTCAAACAAGTGCTTTCTAGACCAGATAGATAATATGTAGGTACTGtggtaaaatgatttaaagaaCAATTTAAACATTTCAGTTTAAAAGCAGATGAAGAACAATGGCTTTAATTCCATAGTTAAATATCTTTATTTAAAGAGACATCCTCAACTTCTGGCACCATGCAGAATTACCATTAAAAGATTTTGAGTTGTAAATTTCTGATCTCTACACTTTAACATAAAGAAGTTTACTCTATTACAGTTAAATATTCTAAACAGTATAAAGTGATCATTAAAAAGGGACAGTGGAGTCTTTGGTGTTTAGAATTGAAGAGATATAAGTAACTGCTGttattatttcatttcaaaatctgTAAAAGATACTGAATTTTTCGCTAAAGTTTGATTGAAAGAATTTTGGTCATTTAGGGTGCTGTAACATTATAACGGGGGGGCATAAAATCAGCGTTTTTCAAGTAAATCAACAGTAAAATATCACACAGAATCAAAGACTCATGTAGTAGAATTAAAAGCTGTTTATTTTAACAAGTAGTTATATCCCCAATTATCTTTGGGTaggtgaaaaaaacaaaaacaaatgtctgTGTTGCAAATGAAAAATGCCCATTATCTTATTGCtaatgcaaaacaaacaaacaaacaaacaacatctTTACAATGATATCTTGTTGGTAAAATCTGTAATGAAGGTAACCCTGAGATTTGAATTACAAAAGGTGCTTGACAAAAACAGGAAATTTAGCAATCTTAATGAGTCACAATGTTTGCTTTTAACTCTTTGTGCCAGCAAAATACTATTGTGCTCTCTTCGATAAAGTGGCACGAATGAACTCCCAGTCACTGAACTTGACCCATTAATTATGCTCTATGGTAGCTGAAGTAATTCTTTGGACAGCATCCTAAACAGGCTAACTTCGGCATCTAAAAGGTCTTTGATTCTATAACATTCATCCTTGGCACACCATGTCTTACTAAATCTTCAGTGTTTAATCTCCCGTAATTACAAAGATTTGCTTAggttaataaaaaataatccgCCTCAATTGAGACCCCCTACCTGGACCTCCGCTGTGCCTTCTTTGCCCCTTTCTGTGAAGGGATAAATTCACGGTCTTATAAATAGACACCTTCAGAACCGTGAAGCACAATTCTTTGATTCAGGAAAAAAGGCTGTTGGATACCTAGAGAGAGGTTGTTAGCAGCAGGTCtaccagagagagaaaaaaaccccacatcTAACGACAAATTTTTCGACAAACAAAGTGGCCATATTTAGCCTTGAAGTCTGACGTCATTTCCACAGGTTGTGATTGTGTCAGACGTGAGCGTGTCAAGGTTAACAACAGTTTAGAGGCTCATCTTATCTGTGATCGTGTAAACAGTAAGATTTCGGCGAGAGTCAAGTGGCATTGAGGCATTAGTTTGATTAAGGGTCctatttttaaaggaaaaaagccATGCTGGGAACCACTTTGTCACAATTCTAAGAAGACTTTTGGAAGAGGCATTTTCAGCGTGGAACCAAACAAAGCTCTGCAATGAGTCTGAAATATCTTAATGCAGAAATGACGACGGAGAGCAGAAGCAGCTGCAATGGAAGCAGAGACAGACTGGGACTGAGTTTCACTATTGACTACCTTCTGTTCAATAGAGTCAAAGGTTCTAAGGAAGAAGCAACAGAAAGCCATGCGGCAGAGCAGACAGAGAACAACGTGCAAAATCATCAGAATCCTAAACTCGAAAAGGTGAGGATCAACCGTGAGAAACAGGGGAATGGTCAACAGCAGTCAGAAGCAGAGACTGAAAATAGCAAAGCCAGTAAAGAAGAGGGGGATGAAGAGCAACGAGGGGAGGAGGTGGAAGAAGTGACCACCACCACAACAAGCAGCAGTCTAGAAAAATCTACGAACAAACCCAACCACTCTTACATAGCTCTCATTTCCAAGGCAATTCTGGCGTctgaggagaagaaactgctgCTATGTGACATCTACCAGTGGATCATGGACCACTACCCTTACTTCAAGAGTAAGGTACGTACATGCCTTGTCTTACTCTGTTTATATGGCAGCAAGAAATTCACATGTAAAATCGAAAGCTTTATTGTGGGTATGAAGGAAGAAAGAAGTTCAAATTAAGTGATGATGTGAAGCACGATTAACAATACAGAGGAATGATTTGTGTCTGGGGGATCTACGAAATGAAGCATGTTCTATTGATGGAAATTCGGTTAGGCCAGTCATTGGACAGAAAATGACAAAGCATGTTTGCGCAAAGGCGTAAACGTGGAGAATTCGTAGCAACCGTTTTCTGAGGCGAAGCAACCTGGTTGGCTCAGGTAATCTGTTTGGGCTCTTAGGAGCTCACAGGGGCAGTAGATGATCTCCTTGTTGGCAAATTCACGAATAAAGTAATCCTGTTGCTAGGTCGCAAACTGCCTCTGCCTTCACCAGGTGCTACAACAGATTGGATGTAGCCTGGTGGATTAAAGCAGATCACTGGTTGACATGCTAAAAAGGTAATTCAGAGTGTCGTGTTTTACTGCGATCATATGCACTCATAGCACATAACGGTGCCCGATGCCCACAACAGAACATCCTGAAGGTGATCAATAACACTTAGCGGCCTGTTAGGTTAATTTTCAGTTGGTGACACCCATTGTTTGCCTTTAGACTTTTGTCTTAACCTGACCTATTGTCTTTAATCGCTCCAACAGGATAAAAACTGGAGGAACAGCGTGCGCCACAACTTGTCCCTCAACGACTGCTTCATCAAAGCAGGCCGAAGTGACAACGGTAAAGGCCACTATTGGGCAATTCACCCAGCAAACTATCAAGACTTTTCTAAAGGGGACTACCAATGTCGGAGGGCGCGGCGGAGGGTACGCAGGATGGCAGGACAACTCCGCCTTCGCTCCCTGACCTCCTCCTACCATCCCATCACAATCCCCAACAGAACAACCTGTTGGTGCTGTCCTCAGGTCCCGGCACTCTCCTGCTTGATGCCCAGACTCTACTGGCCATGGTCCAGCATTCAGCCACAAGTGGGGCTCCACCTGAGCTTAAATGCCTCTGTGCCCTGAATGTGTTTGTATCGCTAAGGTATAAAAATACTTAGAGTTCTGAACAAGAATTTCTGTTtgataatcttttttttaatttttttttttatcactgtATCATTAGGTGACATTAAAACTGTAGTTGATTTGGTCAGAATGACATTACATTCTTTCTCAACTCAGGACTTTTAGTgattaaatacaataaaatgtatgaatCTTTTAACGCTGATGCAcatctttcttttgtattctgAATGTTTTTTGAAGATTTTGTCACAATCTCACAAAAATACTGAATCTAACACtatgtgtgttgtttttcttcatcATCTGCATCAATTCTACAGTAGATTTTTGTACAGTTGAGAATTGGGTTGGGGTGAAGGATTCACTTGTAAGTTAGGGTAAGTGTCTAAGGTATGGATTATGTCAGCATAAAGTCCTCACGAAGACACTTGGACAAAGATGTGTGTGGGGGCTTGCCCATGTGTGCAGATTTAGCTAAAAGTGAGCCCACTGCTAAAATACCACCCGGTGTTAGATGCTAATTAATCAAATCTGTCGGGATGCAAAATCTTGTGCTTTAAGAGACTAAATTGGGCTTTCCAAAGAGGACTCCTATGGAAATGAGGCCAGATAATCTCAGCAATCCCAAATAGTATCAAGAAATAGGAAGCTTATCACACTGTGTAATCTGCAGTCGCTGCTGcagaaagagggggaccacgGGTGGTCCAAGATGAAGGGAGTAGAGGAAAGGGAAGGGGGcagggagagagggagggaaggaAGCACTGATTTATTGGAGAGGGGTGGGAGGGCTTTTAAAGGATATGCATAAATATAACTGATAGGTTCAACTTATTTGTTGAAACGATATAAACAAACAGCCAGAGTCAGTGAGTACAGTATGGAAGCAGAAACATTATCAATATCTATAAATGGAACTGTTTAAGGGGAGGCAGTACAGGTAGAAAGGAATAAATGTTTAATAGATAGAAATCCTCATGAAAATTTCCCAAATAATTAAGacaattattttttatattatagGTTCTCTTGCATTTAGTTTGATACCATGTTGCTAGATGTGCATCAAAGTCGATCCCATCCCAAAAACTGAAATCTAAGCACCAATTAAAGGCTGCTTCAAAACTCCTTTTTTGCTATATGGACATATTAGAGTCAAAGTTTTTCACAGATTTTgatttctctgtttttattttaatcattCCATTGGACCGATGAATATTGCCGATaaccaatacaaaaaaaatcaatttaccCAATTTTTTGAAAAAGGAATAGAATATTCCATAGATCAAGGTCCGAATTAAATATGAACAGAGTCATCAAAAGAAGAAAGGGACCAAAAATGGAGGCTTTGGTGTATGTAAGTGCTACTGAAGTGCAGATTTCTGGCCCAACAGTTCAACAAATTTTTCCAAAACATCCTCTA contains:
- the foxq2 gene encoding forkhead box Q2, which encodes MTTESRSSCNGSRDRLGLSFTIDYLLFNRVKGSKEEATESHAAEQTENNVQNHQNPKLEKVRINREKQGNGQQQSEAETENSKASKEEGDEEQRGEEVEEVTTTTTSSSLEKSTNKPNHSYIALISKAILASEEKKLLLCDIYQWIMDHYPYFKSKDKNWRNSVRHNLSLNDCFIKAGRSDNGKGHYWAIHPANYQDFSKGDYQCRRARRRVRRMAGQLRLRSLTSSYHPITIPNRTTCWCCPQVPALSCLMPRLYWPWSSIQPQVGLHLSLNASVP